In the genome of Nocardioides sp. NBC_00368, the window TCTACGTCGCCTCGCGGTCGGTGCGGCCCGGCCTCAACGCGAGCGCCATCGGCGGGGAGTATCTCTCCGCCGCCTCCTTCCTCGGCATCGCCGGGCTGGTCTTCACGTCCGGCGCCGAGATGCTCTGGTATCCGATCGGCTGGACCGCCGGCTATCTGGTGCTGCTGACCCTGGTCGCGGCACCTCTGCGCAGGTCAGGGGCGTACACGCTGCCCGACTTCGCCGAGGAGCGGCTCGCGTCCCGCGGAGCGCGGAGGCTCTGCTCGCTGCTCGTCGTGACCATCGGTTGGCTCTACCTGCTGCCGCAGCTGCAGGGCGCCGGGCTGACCCTCGAGCTGGTTGCCGGAGCGCCTCGCTGGGTGGGACCGGTGCTGGTCGGGACCGTGGTGCTGGTCAGCGTCTTCTCCGGCGGGATGCGCTCGATCACGTTCGTCCAGGCCTTCCAGTACTGGCTCAAGCTGACCGCCCTGCTGGTACCGGTCGGCGTGCTGGTCGCGGTCTGGGGCAGCGACGGCGCGCCCCGTGCCACCGACCTCAGCCAGACCTGGTCGATGCCGATGGGCACCGACGGCTCCGCCGGGCTCTATGCGACCTACTCGCTGATCGCGGCGACCTTCCTCGGCACCATGGGCCTGCCGCACGTGGGCGTCCGCTTCTACACCAACCCCGACGGCCGCGCCGCCCGCCGCACCACCCTGGTCGTGCTGGCACTGCTCGGCGTCTTCTACCTGCTGCCGCCGATCCTCGGGTTGTTGGGAAGGGTGTACGCAGCCTCCCCCGCCTCCGCCGACACCCTGGTCCTCGAGCTCCCCCGTCTGATGCTCTCCGGCTGGGCAGGTGACGCCCTGACCGGGCTGGTCTGCGCGGGCGCCTTCGCCGCCTTCCTGT includes:
- a CDS encoding sodium/solute symporter, translated to MTLDSAPAIVAVTLVTLATLTIGTWGLRFSRTTSDFYVASRSVRPGLNASAIGGEYLSAASFLGIAGLVFTSGAEMLWYPIGWTAGYLVLLTLVAAPLRRSGAYTLPDFAEERLASRGARRLCSLLVVTIGWLYLLPQLQGAGLTLELVAGAPRWVGPVLVGTVVLVSVFSGGMRSITFVQAFQYWLKLTALLVPVGVLVAVWGSDGAPRATDLSQTWSMPMGTDGSAGLYATYSLIAATFLGTMGLPHVGVRFYTNPDGRAARRTTLVVLALLGVFYLLPPILGLLGRVYAASPASADTLVLELPRLMLSGWAGDALTGLVCAGAFAAFLSTSSGLAIAVSGVLSQDVVVPLLRRRGSRYGGVAAFRIASLVAVLVPVTGALLTPSVGVARGVALAFALAAATFCPLLLLGIWWRRLTAYGAATGLVTGLVTTGTAVVFTISGSRTDTWADVALSQPALWAVPLSFAVMIVVSLATAAHVPAHTTRLLVRLHTPEPTIEPAVAPALQR